The Treponema medium genome has a window encoding:
- the polA gene encoding DNA polymerase I, whose amino-acid sequence MTQHTQDTLYLLDSYGLIYRSYFAFVSHPLTNKAGKNVSALYGFFRSLAMILKTYRPQYFLAAFDSRTPTFRHEWYPEYKATRDKTPEDLHAQIPYIEKILTTLGIACLRKDGFEADDIIATLACRAAQEGRRCVIISGDKDLAQLVGDFVSVLKPDKSEALAHCGIEEVKEHWGVAPAQMLDYLSLIGDTSDNIPGVKGIGPKTAVKLLQDYGTLDAVYEHIDSISGAVQKKLTAGKESAYFSKKLITLAADIPIEGSIEDYRCDALHYMEAAALLKEYELPRLGELYTKAAEEASTADAAAASNTAAAGGSADNGSAENGSGTGDAISRGKAASSAGTGMKAAGAGTKLAAGTKPIGGADGVPEIGTGAAPAELRKNNGEYRTVTDAAELEAVIAEAEAQGFAAFDCETTGLNPLYDALVGFSLSLKAGTGVYVPLKAPAPELGEQPFAVMPLAAAKELLARLWSNEALTLVLHNGKFDYQVLRTAKIFTRAGCRLFDTMIAAWLLEPDNLSFGLENLAEAQLGLQGINYKDVVPKGCTFAAVPLPQATAYAAEDADLTLQLYHIYKPALEQANLTALFETLEMPLMPLLADMEAQGIFLKKEELAAFSDELADTLARDEAEIYKLVGHPFNIASPKQLQEVLFTERKLPTGKKTKTGYSTDISVLEELAAIDELPAKILDYRASAKLKSGYADALPLLADTHGRIHTSFIQTGTATGRLSSRDPNLQNIPIRGEEGRKIRKAFYAADGCKLISADYAQIELVILAHFSQDENLVKAFRHGTDVHAATAALIFNIPVENVVPDMRRIAKVINFGVMYGMSAFRLANQLRISRTEAAEFITRYFTTYSGVSAFMETLKESAAEKGFVETLMGRRRYIRAINSRNQTQRAAAERIAINTPIQGSAADIVKTAMLRVDRALKQQQLKARLLLQVHDELILEAPDAEVDSVKALLKQEMEHVVELAVPLRVSIEAGSCWGDFH is encoded by the coding sequence ATGACACAGCATACACAAGATACGCTCTACCTACTTGATTCCTACGGCTTAATTTATCGCTCTTACTTCGCTTTTGTCAGCCATCCGTTGACCAATAAGGCGGGCAAAAACGTTTCTGCGCTTTACGGCTTTTTTAGAAGTCTTGCGATGATTTTAAAAACATATCGGCCGCAGTATTTTCTTGCAGCCTTCGATTCCCGCACGCCGACCTTTCGGCACGAATGGTATCCCGAATACAAAGCAACCCGCGACAAGACGCCGGAAGATTTGCACGCGCAAATTCCGTATATCGAAAAAATACTGACAACGCTCGGTATCGCCTGTCTCCGCAAAGACGGTTTTGAGGCTGATGATATTATCGCAACCCTTGCGTGCCGCGCTGCACAAGAAGGCCGCCGCTGTGTCATCATCTCCGGAGATAAAGACTTAGCGCAGCTGGTAGGAGATTTTGTTTCGGTGCTTAAACCCGATAAGAGTGAAGCCTTGGCGCACTGCGGTATCGAAGAGGTTAAGGAGCATTGGGGGGTTGCGCCTGCACAGATGCTCGACTATCTTTCGCTCATCGGCGATACTTCGGACAATATCCCCGGGGTAAAGGGCATCGGCCCTAAAACGGCTGTAAAGCTTTTGCAGGATTATGGTACGCTCGACGCTGTATATGAACATATTGATTCCATTTCGGGAGCCGTACAAAAGAAATTGACTGCCGGAAAGGAGAGCGCCTATTTTTCAAAAAAACTGATAACGCTTGCCGCCGATATTCCCATCGAAGGCTCGATTGAGGATTACCGCTGCGATGCGCTGCACTATATGGAGGCGGCTGCGCTGCTGAAAGAATATGAGCTGCCGCGCCTCGGCGAACTGTACACAAAGGCTGCCGAAGAAGCAAGTACGGCCGATGCAGCTGCCGCGTCGAATACCGCAGCAGCCGGCGGTTCAGCGGATAACGGTTCGGCAGAGAACGGTTCCGGTACAGGCGATGCGATTTCCCGCGGCAAAGCAGCCTCGTCTGCCGGAACCGGCATGAAAGCGGCAGGCGCAGGTACAAAACTGGCGGCTGGTACAAAACCGATAGGCGGCGCTGACGGCGTACCGGAAATCGGTACCGGTGCAGCACCGGCGGAGCTCCGTAAAAATAACGGCGAATACCGCACCGTGACGGACGCGGCAGAACTCGAAGCGGTTATCGCAGAAGCCGAAGCGCAGGGGTTTGCCGCCTTCGACTGCGAAACCACCGGCCTCAACCCGCTGTACGACGCCCTTGTCGGATTTTCGCTCAGCTTAAAAGCCGGTACCGGCGTCTACGTACCGCTCAAAGCGCCGGCGCCCGAACTGGGGGAACAACCCTTTGCCGTGATGCCCCTTGCCGCCGCAAAGGAACTACTCGCACGGCTCTGGAGTAACGAAGCGCTCACCCTTGTGTTGCACAACGGCAAATTTGACTATCAGGTGCTGCGGACAGCAAAGATTTTTACCCGCGCCGGCTGCCGCCTCTTTGATACGATGATAGCGGCATGGCTGCTTGAACCTGATAACCTCAGTTTCGGACTGGAGAACCTTGCCGAAGCACAGCTCGGCTTGCAGGGCATTAACTATAAAGACGTCGTACCCAAGGGCTGTACCTTTGCGGCGGTGCCCCTTCCGCAAGCGACTGCGTATGCGGCGGAGGATGCAGACCTCACCCTGCAATTATACCACATATATAAGCCCGCCTTGGAACAGGCAAACCTCACCGCTCTTTTTGAAACGCTTGAAATGCCGCTGATGCCACTCCTTGCAGATATGGAAGCACAGGGTATCTTCCTTAAAAAAGAAGAGCTAGCCGCGTTTTCTGATGAATTGGCGGATACGCTTGCACGGGACGAAGCGGAAATTTACAAGCTGGTCGGCCATCCCTTTAACATCGCCTCCCCTAAGCAGCTGCAGGAAGTGTTGTTCACCGAACGGAAACTGCCGACCGGTAAAAAAACAAAGACCGGCTACTCTACGGATATTTCCGTGCTTGAGGAGCTTGCCGCCATCGATGAACTTCCCGCAAAAATTCTCGATTATCGCGCTTCCGCAAAACTGAAATCGGGCTACGCCGATGCGCTACCCCTGCTTGCCGATACACACGGGCGGATACACACCAGTTTTATTCAGACGGGGACTGCGACGGGGAGACTTTCGAGCCGCGATCCGAACTTGCAGAATATTCCGATCAGAGGAGAAGAAGGTCGCAAAATCCGCAAGGCGTTCTACGCAGCGGACGGCTGTAAACTGATTTCCGCCGACTATGCACAGATCGAGCTGGTTATCCTCGCTCATTTTTCGCAGGATGAAAATTTAGTAAAGGCATTCCGGCACGGAACCGATGTCCACGCGGCAACGGCGGCGCTCATCTTTAATATACCGGTTGAAAACGTTGTCCCCGATATGCGCCGCATTGCAAAGGTGATTAACTTCGGGGTGATGTACGGTATGAGCGCATTTAGGCTCGCCAATCAACTGCGCATCTCCCGCACCGAGGCGGCGGAGTTTATTACCCGCTATTTTACCACCTATTCGGGAGTGTCCGCCTTTATGGAGACGCTCAAAGAGTCGGCCGCGGAAAAGGGCTTTGTGGAAACGCTGATGGGCAGACGGCGGTACATCCGCGCTATCAACAGCCGAAACCAAACACAGCGCGCCGCAGCGGAACGGATCGCCATCAACACGCCCATTCAAGGCTCCGCCGCCGATATCGTCAAAACGGCAATGCTGCGTGTAGATCGCGCATTGAAGCAGCAGCAGTTAAAGGCGCGCCTCCTGTTACAGGTACACGATGAACTGATACTCGAAGCGCCCGATGCGGAAGTCGATTCCGTCAAAGCGCTGTTAAAACAAGAGATGGAGCACGTCGTCGAACTCGCGGTCCCGCTCCGTGTCAGCATCGAAGCGGGCAGCTGCTGGGGAGATTTCCATTAA
- a CDS encoding Rpn family recombination-promoting nuclease/putative transposase: protein MRKHNSHYKDSVFVDLFSSDRTAKDNFLALYNALHNTNYQSTAILQNIRLKQTMYMSFANDVSYLVDNKIIVLAEHQSTVNPNMPLRCLEYVTRLYEHIQNPRDRYSRALKKIPAPVFYVFYNGRENIPAQKILRLSDSFIMQPETPTLELVVKLININYDKDSQILKSCEPLGQYSRFVEAVRRHIAVDKEHGFENAIRECIKNDILREYLQRKSREVINMLVVEYDYDTDIAVQREESLMLGIQQGEARGSRQKALETAKTMLTMGYPLNDICKISGLSQEEVEAL from the coding sequence ATGAGAAAACATAATAGCCATTACAAGGATTCGGTCTTTGTTGATCTTTTCAGTAGTGATAGAACTGCAAAAGATAATTTTTTAGCATTGTATAATGCTCTGCATAATACGAATTATCAGTCTACAGCTATATTGCAAAATATACGGCTTAAACAAACAATGTATATGTCATTCGCTAATGATGTATCATACCTTGTTGACAATAAAATTATTGTCCTTGCAGAACATCAGTCAACCGTAAATCCGAATATGCCATTACGCTGCCTTGAATATGTAACACGGCTGTATGAACATATCCAAAATCCCCGAGACCGCTATTCACGGGCACTGAAAAAGATTCCAGCTCCGGTATTTTACGTTTTTTACAATGGAAGAGAAAACATTCCTGCACAAAAAATACTGAGACTTTCAGATTCCTTTATTATGCAACCTGAAACGCCAACTCTTGAGCTTGTTGTAAAACTGATAAATATCAATTATGATAAAGACAGTCAAATATTAAAGAGTTGTGAACCGTTGGGACAATACAGCCGGTTTGTGGAGGCAGTACGTCGGCATATTGCAGTTGATAAAGAGCATGGGTTTGAAAATGCCATTAGAGAATGCATCAAAAACGATATATTAAGGGAATATTTACAAAGAAAGTCACGGGAGGTTATAAACATGTTAGTAGTTGAATATGATTACGATACCGATATTGCCGTACAAAGAGAAGAAAGTTTAATGCTTGGGATACAACAAGGAGAAGCTCGCGGCTCCCGCCAAAAAGCGCTTGAAACCGCAAAGACAATGCTAACTATGGGGTATCCACTCAATGATATTTGTAAAATTTCGGGCCTCTCTCAAGAAGAAGTAGAAGCTCTATAA
- a CDS encoding HTH-like domain-containing protein, with amino-acid sequence MTVQELSAKLSAMYNNAADGEKVTNIHLFGIKYAKIIQQEGHSVTDIIRNTKLASSYGTEISKGINLAKYVIEKSRIQELLDE; translated from the coding sequence ATGACTGTACAAGAGTTATCAGCGAAATTGAGTGCTATGTATAATAATGCTGCTGATGGAGAAAAGGTAACGAATATCCATTTATTCGGAATAAAATATGCAAAAATCATTCAACAGGAAGGGCATAGCGTAACGGACATAATTCGAAATACGAAACTTGCCTCATCGTATGGGACTGAAATAAGTAAAGGCATAAATCTTGCAAAGTATGTTATTGAAAAATCACGCATACAAGAATTATTGGATGAATAA
- a CDS encoding SUMF1/EgtB/PvdO family nonheme iron enzyme, with amino-acid sequence MTFSVDGTGGTLKAKAEGIVETTISPINVEHDKTVTFTATADSGYRVKGWTRDGEAVNGTNDSYSFTVTKGVEVKVSFESNSTPPPPPAGDFVTITPLATGITGMDPDPASLPGTGDYWKGVFRAGRKVKLSPYKLGKTEVPYKLWKEVYDWAIGNGYTFANEGQKGSSGSGSEEEPVTKVSWRDCVVWCNAYTQKTNNAESECVYRKKDDHTAVLKNATDTAACDAAYADMSKKGFRLPTEAEWEYAARWQGSDNTNAEQYGEVWLTKVNSASGAKDKWNTAETGEVAWYSGNADSKTHPVGTKKANALGLHDMSGNVWEWCFDRYDNNPTANDGAYESGGFVTDPQGAPAAPGTRRVIRGGSWGYDAEDCVVGARFSSSYPDNSIVNLGFRLALRP; translated from the coding sequence ATAACCTTTAGCGTAGACGGCACAGGCGGCACGCTTAAAGCAAAGGCGGAAGGCATAGTGGAAACAACGATCAGTCCCATAAACGTTGAGCACGACAAAACCGTAACCTTTACGGCAACGGCTGATTCGGGCTACAGGGTAAAGGGCTGGACACGTGACGGAGAAGCCGTAAACGGCACAAACGATTCCTATTCGTTTACCGTTACAAAGGGCGTCGAGGTTAAGGTGAGCTTTGAAAGCAACAGCACACCGCCGCCACCGCCTGCCGGCGATTTTGTAACGATAACCCCGCTTGCAACAGGAATTACCGGTATGGATCCGGATCCGGCATCTTTGCCCGGAACGGGAGATTATTGGAAAGGGGTATTCCGTGCAGGGCGGAAGGTAAAATTGAGTCCTTATAAGCTGGGCAAAACGGAAGTGCCGTATAAGCTGTGGAAAGAAGTATACGACTGGGCAATCGGAAACGGATATACGTTTGCTAATGAAGGGCAAAAAGGTAGCAGCGGAAGCGGGAGCGAAGAAGAGCCGGTAACGAAGGTAAGTTGGCGGGACTGCGTTGTATGGTGTAATGCGTATACCCAGAAAACGAACAATGCTGAGAGCGAATGCGTCTACCGCAAAAAGGACGATCATACCGCCGTATTAAAAAACGCGACTGACACAGCTGCTTGCGATGCCGCCTATGCCGATATGAGTAAAAAAGGTTTTAGACTTCCGACGGAAGCGGAATGGGAGTATGCAGCTCGGTGGCAGGGGAGCGACAACACCAATGCAGAACAATACGGCGAAGTATGGCTTACCAAAGTGAACAGTGCGAGTGGAGCGAAAGACAAGTGGAATACAGCCGAAACGGGAGAAGTTGCATGGTATAGCGGTAATGCAGATAGTAAAACGCATCCAGTTGGAACAAAGAAAGCGAATGCACTTGGCTTACACGATATGAGCGGGAACGTCTGGGAATGGTGTTTTGACCGGTATGATAATAATCCTACAGCAAACGACGGCGCTTACGAATCCGGCGGATTTGTAACCGACCCACAAGGTGCACCTGCTGCTCCCGGTACTAGACGCGTCATACGTGGCGGTAGTTGGGGCTATGACGCAGAGGACTGCGTCGTCGGTGCTCGGTTCAGCAGCAGCTACCCTGACAACAGCATCGTCAATCTTGGCTTCCGCCTGGCGTTGCGCCCCTGA